In the Deltaproteobacteria bacterium genome, one interval contains:
- a CDS encoding LysM peptidoglycan-binding domain-containing protein → MSQTEADPEIRFIDRESTINQAEDIRSSFFILNPQVQGWKTYYYIENIFEQFPDVVPETETEIPVVLNDRVIHYMSYFQNRGRKSFSIWLARSGKYIPSMKEILEERGMPPDLVYLSMIESGFNVKARSHAAAVGPWQFIKPTAKRYGLRVDNWVDERMDPRKSTIAAANYLSDLYAMFQSWELAAAGYNCGEDRVQAAIDKYQINDFWQISEFTLPTETKNYVPKLMAALIIAKNPDKYGFVGIDYHDPETSETVMVPPQKSLNDIAKVIGMSQTRLVELNPALQLNATPPGGMYELNVPLGYASATSRKSKELYALKDVNPAVSQRSVASRHKVRRGDTLGKIAGRYRVSVSSIKRANGLRGSTIRVGQVLRIPGGSGSSSSYSSSKDYTTTAKYRVRRGDTLGAIAARHRVSIGSIKNANGLRGSLIKSGQVLTIPGASGRYYDTQASATNTAKAAKYKVRPGDTLGGIAARHNVSISTIKQANRIKGSTIMAGQELTIPYIANGSTYAASNNNSAGTASNGSYKVKPGDTLGGIAQRHGVSVASIKGANNINGSTIRRGQVLTIPGSSTGSYSGSSGTTKSAAKYKVQRGDTLGSIAQRHGVSVASIKGANGIKGSVIKYGQVLSIPGSSGGSHTSSSGYASTNGSSKYKVRPGDTLGGIAQKHGVRLASLKSANNLSGTSIRSGQVLVIPNGHSKSTQTASSDVIKYKVKKGDTLWEIASRHNVSVTSIKKWNNLESPSLTPGDRLTIYK, encoded by the coding sequence ATGAGCCAGACTGAAGCCGATCCGGAGATACGATTTATTGATAGAGAGAGCACCATAAATCAGGCAGAGGACATAAGATCAAGCTTCTTCATACTGAATCCTCAGGTGCAGGGCTGGAAAACATACTATTACATTGAAAACATTTTTGAACAATTCCCGGACGTAGTCCCGGAGACGGAAACCGAAATACCCGTAGTTTTGAACGACAGGGTAATCCACTACATGTCTTATTTTCAGAACAGGGGGCGGAAGTCTTTCAGTATATGGCTGGCCCGCTCGGGGAAATATATACCGTCCATGAAGGAGATACTGGAAGAAAGAGGTATGCCGCCCGATCTTGTTTATCTTTCGATGATAGAAAGCGGATTCAATGTAAAAGCCAGATCACACGCGGCTGCCGTGGGTCCCTGGCAGTTCATAAAACCTACCGCCAAAAGATACGGTCTCAGAGTGGATAATTGGGTTGACGAAAGAATGGACCCGAGAAAATCGACCATAGCAGCGGCAAACTATCTCAGCGATCTCTACGCCATGTTTCAATCCTGGGAACTGGCGGCAGCGGGATACAATTGCGGTGAGGACCGCGTCCAGGCCGCAATAGACAAATATCAGATTAACGATTTCTGGCAAATATCGGAATTCACACTACCGACGGAAACTAAAAACTACGTTCCAAAACTGATGGCCGCCCTCATTATAGCCAAGAACCCCGACAAGTACGGATTCGTAGGGATTGATTATCACGATCCCGAAACATCCGAAACAGTTATGGTTCCGCCGCAAAAAAGCCTGAACGACATTGCGAAAGTAATAGGCATGAGCCAGACGAGGCTTGTAGAGCTGAATCCCGCATTACAATTGAACGCCACCCCTCCGGGAGGGATGTACGAACTAAATGTTCCTTTGGGCTACGCCTCGGCAACTTCAAGGAAGAGCAAAGAGCTTTACGCGCTAAAAGATGTTAATCCCGCCGTGTCTCAGAGAAGCGTGGCTTCGAGACATAAGGTAAGGCGGGGGGATACGCTCGGCAAAATCGCCGGACGCTACAGAGTAAGCGTATCGAGCATTAAAAGGGCGAACGGGCTCAGAGGCTCGACCATAAGAGTCGGCCAGGTGCTCAGAATACCGGGCGGTTCCGGCTCATCCTCCTCATATTCTTCTTCAAAGGATTATACGACGACAGCTAAATACAGGGTGAGGCGCGGGGATACGCTCGGGGCCATAGCCGCAAGGCACAGGGTGAGCATCGGATCAATCAAGAACGCAAACGGCCTCAGGGGCTCGCTAATTAAATCTGGACAGGTGCTTACAATTCCGGGCGCTTCCGGACGTTACTACGATACGCAGGCAAGCGCGACCAATACCGCTAAAGCGGCGAAATACAAAGTCAGACCGGGAGATACTCTGGGAGGCATCGCGGCCAGGCACAACGTAAGCATCTCAACAATAAAACAGGCAAACAGAATAAAAGGGTCAACCATTATGGCGGGACAGGAGCTGACCATTCCCTACATCGCAAACGGCAGTACCTATGCCGCTTCGAATAACAATTCCGCCGGAACCGCTTCCAACGGCAGTTATAAGGTAAAACCAGGGGACACTCTGGGCGGTATCGCTCAAAGACACGGGGTTTCGGTCGCATCTATAAAAGGCGCAAATAATATAAATGGCTCAACTATCAGACGGGGGCAAGTCCTGACGATTCCCGGCTCCTCTACGGGCAGTTACTCAGGCTCGAGCGGAACCACGAAAAGCGCGGCGAAGTATAAAGTGCAGCGCGGCGACACTTTGGGCAGCATAGCTCAAAGGCACGGGGTTTCGGTCGCATCCATAAAAGGCGCCAACGGCATAAAAGGGTCGGTTATAAAATACGGACAGGTGCTGAGTATCCCGGGCTCGTCCGGCGGGAGTCACACAAGCTCAAGCGGGTACGCAAGCACTAACGGCAGCTCGAAGTATAAGGTCAGACCTGGCGATACACTTGGGGGGATTGCTCAAAAACACGGGGTCAGGCTGGCATCGCTCAAGAGCGCGAACAACCTGAGCGGCACTAGTATAAGATCGGGACAGGTGCTTGTAATACCCAACGGGCACTCTAAATCTACTCAGACGGCAAGCAGCGACGTAATAAAATATAAAGTCAAGAAAGGCGATACATTGTGGGAAATCGCGAGCAGACATAACGTATCCGTCACAAGTATCAAGAAGTGGAACAACCTTGAATCTCCCAGCCTTACACCCGGCGACAGATTGACGATTTATAAATAA